The proteins below come from a single uncultured Carboxylicivirga sp. genomic window:
- a CDS encoding pitrilysin family protein, whose protein sequence is MINIEKRTLANGLRVVVHVDRSTPLAAINIVYNVGAKNEHPDKTGFAHLFEHLMFGGSKNIPSYDAPLQRVGGDNNAWTNNDVTNYYLTLPAENLETGFWLESDRMLELDFSEKSLEVQRKVVIEEYKQRYLNQPYGDIPLLVGPMAYKVHPYQWPTIGKDISHIENATLSDVKDFFYSHYAPNNAVMVVSGNVDPDQVFKLADKWFGDIPYRTIDNKPIPTEPEQTEERKLEVERDVQASLIHMVYHIGNRTDKDFYTTDLLSDVLSNGPSSRLTQNLVKDQQLFSDINAYISGDHHPGLFTVTGRLLPSTSMEQAEAAIHQQLNEISTTKVSDYELQKVKNKIESSLVFSEINFLNKAMNLAQFELLSKAEDINHEVEKYRAVTANGLIEMAQKTFKASNRSTLYYNAKG, encoded by the coding sequence ATGATAAACATTGAGAAGCGAACACTTGCCAATGGGTTAAGAGTGGTGGTTCACGTGGACAGAAGCACTCCCCTGGCTGCTATCAATATAGTATATAATGTGGGTGCTAAAAATGAGCACCCCGATAAAACAGGCTTTGCCCATTTATTCGAACATCTGATGTTTGGCGGCAGTAAAAACATTCCCTCATACGATGCACCTTTGCAACGTGTGGGTGGCGATAATAATGCCTGGACCAATAACGATGTAACAAATTACTACCTTACTTTGCCAGCCGAAAATTTAGAAACAGGCTTTTGGCTGGAATCAGACAGAATGCTGGAGTTAGATTTTTCAGAAAAAAGCCTGGAAGTACAGCGCAAGGTAGTTATTGAAGAATATAAGCAACGCTACCTGAATCAACCTTATGGCGATATTCCTCTATTGGTGGGGCCTATGGCTTATAAGGTACATCCTTATCAATGGCCAACCATTGGAAAGGATATTTCTCACATCGAAAATGCCACATTAAGCGATGTAAAGGATTTCTTCTACAGCCACTATGCGCCCAACAACGCAGTTATGGTGGTTAGCGGAAATGTAGATCCTGATCAGGTATTTAAATTGGCAGATAAATGGTTTGGTGATATTCCTTATCGTACCATTGACAATAAGCCAATCCCTACAGAGCCGGAGCAAACAGAAGAACGCAAACTTGAAGTAGAAAGAGATGTTCAGGCCAGTTTAATTCATATGGTTTATCACATTGGAAACCGTACGGATAAAGATTTTTATACAACGGATTTACTATCTGATGTTCTTTCCAACGGACCATCATCGCGATTAACACAAAATTTGGTAAAAGACCAACAGCTTTTTAGCGATATCAATGCGTATATTTCCGGCGATCATCATCCCGGTTTATTTACCGTTACCGGTCGTTTACTGCCCTCAACAAGCATGGAACAAGCCGAAGCCGCCATCCATCAACAATTGAATGAGATTAGCACAACCAAGGTATCGGACTATGAGCTTCAAAAAGTAAAGAATAAGATTGAATCATCATTGGTTTTTTCTGAAATCAACTTTTTGAATAAAGCCATGAATCTGGCGCAATTTGAACTTTTGAGTAAAGCAGAAGATATCAACCACGAAGTTGAAAAGTACCGTGCTGTTACAGCAAACGGGCTCATCGAAATGGCTCAAAAAACGTTCAAAGCCAGCAATCGTTCCACATTGTATTATAACGCAAAAGGCTAA
- a CDS encoding nitronate monooxygenase has protein sequence MNRITELFNIKYPIIQGGMVWCSGWKLASAVSNNGGLGLLGAGSMYPEVLREHIQKMKQATDKPWGVNVPLLYPDIDKLIQILIEEKVQIVFTSAGNPAKWTSLLKENGMTVVHVIANARFAQKCEDAGVDAIVAEGFEAGGHNGREETTTLTLIPHIRKATNLPLIAAGGIGTGKSMFAAMALGADGVQIGSLFAASEESSAHTEFKKCIVETGEGGTMLSLKKLAPVRLIKNAFFEQVFKAEQEGKSATDLQQLLGRGRAKKGIFEGDMIEGELEIGQVSALIDEIKPVATIMDDLLNDYRAVREETAKNNRFNF, from the coding sequence ATGAATCGAATTACTGAATTATTTAATATTAAATACCCAATCATTCAAGGTGGAATGGTATGGTGTAGTGGATGGAAGCTGGCCTCAGCTGTAAGTAACAATGGTGGATTAGGCTTATTAGGAGCTGGATCTATGTATCCAGAGGTACTGCGCGAGCACATTCAAAAAATGAAGCAAGCAACCGATAAGCCTTGGGGAGTAAATGTTCCGTTGCTTTATCCTGACATTGATAAATTAATTCAGATTCTGATTGAAGAAAAAGTACAAATTGTTTTCACTTCGGCAGGTAACCCTGCCAAGTGGACATCTTTGTTAAAAGAAAACGGCATGACGGTGGTTCATGTTATTGCCAACGCCCGTTTTGCCCAAAAATGCGAAGATGCTGGAGTAGATGCCATTGTTGCCGAAGGTTTTGAAGCCGGTGGTCACAACGGCCGAGAAGAGACTACTACATTAACTCTTATTCCTCACATTCGCAAAGCCACCAATCTTCCGTTAATTGCAGCAGGTGGTATCGGAACAGGTAAAAGCATGTTTGCTGCCATGGCATTAGGTGCCGATGGTGTTCAAATAGGATCTTTATTTGCAGCTTCCGAAGAATCATCAGCTCATACCGAATTCAAAAAATGCATCGTCGAAACCGGCGAAGGAGGCACTATGCTTTCATTGAAAAAGCTGGCTCCGGTTCGTCTAATAAAAAATGCTTTCTTCGAACAGGTTTTTAAAGCTGAGCAAGAAGGAAAATCTGCCACCGATCTACAGCAATTACTGGGTAGAGGTCGTGCTAAAAAAGGAATCTTCGAGGGTGATATGATTGAAGGGGAATTGGAAATTGGTCAGGTTTCTGCTTTGATTGATGAAATCAAACCGGTTGCCACCATTATGGATGACTTATTAAACGACTACAGAGCTGTGCGTGAAGAAACAGCTAAAAATAACAGATTCAATTTTTAA
- a CDS encoding THUMP domain-containing protein has translation MQLLIKTFHGLEGVLAEELKGLGASDVKELKRAVSCEGDKELLYKANLHLRTALRVLVPIAKFTAKNEDELYSEVKKLDWSKYLTTKSTLAIDAVASGDIFKHTKFLALKTKDAIVDQFRDNTGIRPSVSVDDPDLQINVHVAKDQFTLSLDSSGESLHRRGYRDPGHKAPLNEVLAAGMLKLVKWHKDIPLLDPMCGTGTILMEAAMIACNMPPAFKRKKLGFMSWADFDKILWDKIYSEAEKQISYPRVKIVGGDNNPQAVDIAKKTSLDFRFNRMISIVRSDMKEHMPHASRGMMITNPPYGERLQKDDINGFYKSIGSHLKKDFNNWQCWMITSNNEALKHVGLRPQHKYTLFNGPLECKFVGYDMFEGEMKEFKQKINRSRRLKAD, from the coding sequence ATGCAATTATTGATTAAAACCTTCCACGGACTGGAAGGCGTATTGGCCGAAGAGCTAAAAGGGTTAGGCGCATCGGATGTAAAAGAACTTAAAAGAGCCGTTTCGTGCGAGGGCGATAAGGAACTATTGTACAAAGCCAACCTTCATTTACGCACAGCACTACGTGTATTAGTGCCTATAGCAAAATTCACAGCCAAAAACGAAGACGAGTTATACAGCGAAGTTAAAAAGCTTGACTGGTCGAAATATCTAACCACCAAAAGCACCTTAGCTATTGATGCCGTTGCTTCGGGAGATATTTTTAAACACACAAAATTTCTTGCATTAAAAACCAAAGATGCAATTGTTGACCAATTTCGTGATAATACAGGTATTCGCCCATCAGTAAGTGTTGATGACCCTGATTTGCAAATCAATGTTCACGTTGCTAAAGATCAATTTACTCTTTCATTGGACAGTTCAGGTGAATCGTTGCACCGCAGAGGATACCGCGATCCGGGACATAAAGCACCATTAAACGAAGTATTAGCAGCCGGAATGCTTAAATTGGTTAAATGGCATAAAGATATTCCTTTGCTTGACCCAATGTGTGGTACCGGAACCATTTTGATGGAAGCTGCTATGATTGCTTGTAACATGCCTCCTGCATTTAAAAGAAAAAAATTAGGCTTTATGAGTTGGGCCGATTTTGATAAAATTCTTTGGGATAAAATTTATAGCGAAGCCGAAAAACAAATTAGCTATCCACGTGTTAAGATTGTTGGTGGAGACAACAACCCTCAAGCTGTTGATATTGCTAAAAAAACATCGCTTGATTTCCGTTTTAACCGCATGATTAGTATTGTTCGTTCTGATATGAAAGAACACATGCCACATGCATCACGAGGAATGATGATTACCAATCCGCCATACGGAGAACGTCTTCAGAAAGATGATATCAATGGTTTTTACAAATCTATCGGTAGTCACTTGAAGAAGGATTTCAATAACTGGCAATGTTGGATGATTACATCGAACAATGAAGCATTGAAACACGTTGGATTAAGGCCTCAGCATAAATATACCTTATTCAATGGACCGTTGGAATGTAAATTTGTTGGGTACGATATGTTTGAGGGCGAAATGAAAGAATTCAAACAAAAAATAAATCGAAGCAGAAGGCTTAAAGCAGATTAA
- a CDS encoding glycyl-radical enzyme activating protein, whose product MSNSLIFDIKRYAINDGPGIRLTIFFKGCPLSCVWCHNPESISPQTQKMYSKQKCIGAQICIEVCPHDALQLTPNGIVTDWDKCTACGICAEVCPTKAIEMSGEQMDINHLLKTIESESLFFDQSGGGVTFSGGEPLMHYKTLLELLDKCGQRHIHRVVDTSLFSRSEIVKQVAEKTELFLIDLKHMNDEKHKKYTGVSNKLIHENIQLLSEIGSDFWIRIPLIDGINADEENIKASAQFLSRLNWSSKLVNLLPYHDVDKNKHLKLGSTYNGDGMHEPSKETIKRTIQIFANYGIEAIEGG is encoded by the coding sequence ATGAGCAACAGCCTTATTTTTGATATAAAACGCTATGCCATCAACGACGGACCAGGCATTCGCCTCACCATCTTTTTTAAAGGATGTCCGTTAAGCTGTGTGTGGTGTCACAATCCTGAAAGCATCTCGCCACAAACGCAAAAAATGTACTCAAAGCAAAAGTGTATAGGAGCACAAATCTGTATTGAGGTATGCCCTCATGACGCTTTACAATTAACACCGAATGGCATTGTTACCGACTGGGATAAATGTACAGCCTGTGGCATATGTGCCGAAGTATGCCCAACCAAAGCCATAGAGATGAGTGGTGAACAGATGGATATCAACCATCTGTTAAAAACCATCGAGAGTGAATCGCTCTTTTTTGATCAGTCGGGCGGTGGTGTTACGTTCTCAGGTGGTGAACCATTGATGCATTACAAAACGCTTCTTGAATTATTGGATAAGTGCGGTCAGCGTCATATACACCGGGTGGTTGACACCTCTTTATTTAGCCGATCAGAAATTGTAAAACAGGTGGCTGAAAAAACCGAATTATTTCTGATTGACCTTAAACACATGAACGACGAGAAACATAAGAAATATACCGGCGTTTCAAATAAACTTATCCACGAGAATATACAGCTTTTATCCGAAATAGGTTCCGATTTCTGGATTCGTATTCCTCTAATTGATGGTATTAATGCTGATGAGGAAAATATTAAAGCAAGTGCTCAATTCTTGAGTCGTTTAAATTGGTCATCCAAACTGGTTAATCTGCTTCCGTATCATGATGTTGATAAAAATAAACATCTTAAGCTGGGCTCTACTTATAATGGAGATGGCATGCATGAACCTTCTAAAGAAACGATTAAACGTACTATTCAAATATTTGCCAATTATGGAATTGAAGCCATCGAAGGTGGTTAG
- the hypD gene encoding trans-4-hydroxy-L-proline dehydratase: MNTKQTLATPQRAANSEGNYYSEKTERSIPGMNERIQRLRQLSVDTQPSLSIERALIETEFYKENYGKYSIPVLRALNYLEICKKKTIYLGDDELILGERGPVPKAVPTFPELTCHSVEDLHVLNTRELQRYTISQEDIDTYEREVIPYWEGRTQRERIFNHVPEEWKAAYEVGLFTEFMEQRAPGHTALDGKIYRMGMNDFKAQIAEEIARLDFMNDVEATDKLEQLKAMDISCDATILFAERHAELAEKLATKESNEKRKAELLKIAKVCRWVPANAPRTFWEAIQMYWFVHLGTVTELNGWDAMNPGHFDQHLAPFYEKEIADGTLTREEAKELLSCFWIKVNNHPAPPKVGITARESGTYNDFTNINIGGVTPNGLDGVNEVSYIMLEIIEDLHILQPGSSIHVSSKTPDRFLKEGCKVIRQGHGYPSVFNPDIYIQELLRQGKSLQDAREGGCSGCIEVGAFGKEAYLLTGYLNVPKILEVTLNNGIDPVTGKKAGIETGDPRDFKSYEELYEAFVKQLNFVVDQKVRVSNYIDQMFAKYAPAPFLSVVIDDCITKGKDYYNGGPRYNTNYIQCTGLGTVTDSLSVLKHHVFEKNTFSMDKILTAVAKDFEGEEILRQTIMNNTPFFGNDDPHADHIALTVYDDLLKAIDGKPNTKGEQFYLNMLSTTCHVYFGKVMGATPNGRLAGRSISDGTSPSHGADTHGPSAVVKSLTKLDQTMSGGTLLNLRFLPSLLKRDQDIAKLSQLIRSYFALGGHHVQFNIVDTATLYAAQQNPDDYKDLLVRMAGYSDYFNDMNADLQQEVIDRTENESF; the protein is encoded by the coding sequence ATGAACACTAAACAAACTTTGGCTACACCTCAACGTGCAGCTAATTCCGAAGGAAATTACTATAGCGAAAAAACGGAACGATCAATTCCAGGCATGAACGAGCGCATTCAACGTTTGAGACAATTATCGGTTGACACACAACCATCATTGTCAATCGAACGAGCACTTATCGAAACTGAATTTTACAAAGAAAATTATGGAAAATATTCAATTCCGGTTTTAAGAGCACTGAATTATCTGGAGATCTGCAAGAAGAAAACCATATACCTGGGTGATGACGAATTAATTTTGGGAGAACGTGGTCCGGTGCCTAAAGCCGTTCCTACCTTTCCTGAATTAACCTGTCACAGTGTTGAAGATTTGCACGTACTAAACACCCGCGAATTACAACGATACACCATCAGCCAGGAAGATATTGATACTTATGAGCGTGAAGTAATCCCCTATTGGGAAGGTCGAACTCAGCGCGAACGCATTTTTAATCATGTACCTGAAGAATGGAAAGCTGCCTATGAAGTTGGGCTGTTCACTGAGTTTATGGAACAACGAGCTCCGGGCCACACTGCTCTCGATGGCAAAATCTACCGAATGGGAATGAACGATTTTAAAGCTCAGATAGCTGAAGAAATCGCCCGCCTTGATTTTATGAATGATGTGGAAGCTACCGACAAATTGGAGCAACTGAAAGCTATGGATATTTCATGTGATGCTACCATATTATTTGCAGAACGACATGCTGAATTAGCCGAAAAATTGGCTACCAAAGAAAGCAATGAGAAACGCAAAGCAGAGCTTTTAAAAATTGCTAAAGTTTGCCGTTGGGTGCCGGCCAATGCGCCTCGTACGTTTTGGGAAGCCATTCAAATGTATTGGTTTGTTCACTTAGGAACAGTAACCGAACTCAATGGTTGGGATGCTATGAACCCGGGGCATTTCGATCAGCACCTGGCTCCTTTCTATGAAAAAGAAATAGCAGATGGCACTCTAACCCGCGAAGAAGCTAAAGAATTGCTATCGTGTTTCTGGATTAAAGTGAACAACCACCCTGCACCTCCAAAAGTAGGAATTACCGCCCGCGAAAGTGGAACCTATAACGACTTTACCAATATCAACATTGGTGGTGTTACACCCAACGGTTTGGATGGTGTAAATGAAGTTTCATATATCATGCTGGAAATTATTGAAGATTTGCATATTCTTCAACCCGGCAGCTCCATTCATGTAAGTTCAAAAACACCCGATCGATTCTTAAAAGAAGGATGTAAGGTAATTCGTCAGGGTCATGGATACCCTTCAGTTTTCAATCCCGACATTTATATACAGGAATTATTGCGTCAGGGTAAATCATTGCAAGATGCCCGCGAAGGTGGTTGCAGTGGCTGTATTGAAGTAGGTGCTTTTGGTAAGGAAGCCTACTTGCTAACAGGCTACCTCAACGTTCCTAAGATTCTGGAAGTAACATTAAATAATGGTATCGATCCGGTTACCGGCAAAAAAGCAGGTATTGAAACAGGCGATCCTCGCGATTTTAAATCATACGAAGAGCTTTACGAAGCCTTTGTAAAGCAATTAAATTTTGTAGTTGATCAGAAAGTGCGAGTAAGCAACTACATCGACCAGATGTTTGCCAAATATGCACCTGCTCCTTTCCTATCGGTTGTTATAGATGATTGTATCACCAAAGGAAAAGATTATTACAATGGCGGGCCTCGTTACAACACCAATTACATTCAGTGTACCGGCTTAGGTACAGTAACCGATAGTTTATCAGTATTAAAACACCATGTTTTTGAAAAGAATACTTTCAGCATGGATAAGATTTTGACTGCAGTAGCAAAAGATTTTGAAGGAGAAGAAATTCTTCGTCAAACTATTATGAACAATACTCCATTTTTTGGTAATGATGATCCTCATGCCGACCATATTGCATTAACGGTGTATGATGATTTATTAAAAGCCATCGACGGAAAACCAAATACCAAGGGAGAACAGTTTTATTTGAATATGCTAAGTACTACTTGTCATGTTTATTTTGGTAAAGTAATGGGGGCTACACCTAACGGCAGATTAGCAGGTCGTTCTATTTCTGATGGCACTTCTCCATCTCACGGGGCTGATACGCATGGGCCTTCAGCTGTTGTCAAATCGCTAACCAAGCTGGATCAGACCATGTCGGGAGGAACTTTGTTGAACCTTCGTTTTTTACCTAGTTTGTTGAAACGCGATCAGGACATTGCCAAGTTAAGTCAGTTAATCAGAAGTTATTTTGCTTTGGGTGGTCACCATGTTCAGTTTAATATTGTAGATACTGCAACTTTGTATGCCGCACAGCAAAATCCGGATGATTATAAAGATTTATTGGTTCGTATGGCCGGTTATAGTGATTATTTTAACGATATGAATGCCGACCTACAACAGGAAGTAATTGACCGTACCGAGAACGAATCATTCTAA
- a CDS encoding patatin-like phospholipase family protein has product MYKILSLDGGGSWAILQLLTLQDRYGDVTGHEILKQFDLVVANSGGSIVLAALAENWKLSKALTLFQDKETRESIFKANTFRNRFFPVDYLRALGIPFGPKYSSKQKLQAFSNLFKEVNKRQMEELPVFIGKESLKIVVATYDALNNRAKFFKSYRGHSDDYDSVRLTQAIHGSSNAPVQYFDFPARFKAKNSEVYYELWDGALGGFNNPILAGLIEAFKCGVDLKEVKIVSLGTGNKLISVKAKEEYWNAKQTSIRYRRKKWAFAKLKPQVRFFGETVLNQAKTILYQPPDWANYVTMMFLKATGGEQFEQQVIRLSPLIHFDENVPEESKELVNVLYDLDMDLTKDEQINELIRCYESWKAGKLLNQPLALKVKRDNNVIYLNGDRSYQRAMERWRAI; this is encoded by the coding sequence ATGTATAAGATTCTATCGCTTGATGGCGGCGGGAGTTGGGCAATATTGCAGTTGCTTACCTTGCAAGATCGCTACGGTGATGTTACAGGGCATGAGATACTAAAACAGTTCGATTTAGTTGTGGCTAATTCAGGAGGAAGCATTGTATTGGCTGCTTTGGCTGAAAACTGGAAACTAAGTAAGGCCTTAACCTTGTTTCAGGATAAGGAAACTCGCGAAAGTATTTTTAAAGCCAATACTTTCCGAAATCGTTTTTTTCCAGTTGATTATCTACGAGCTCTGGGTATTCCGTTTGGACCCAAATATAGTTCAAAGCAAAAGCTGCAAGCCTTTAGTAACTTATTTAAAGAAGTCAATAAAAGACAAATGGAAGAGCTCCCTGTTTTTATTGGAAAGGAGAGTTTGAAGATTGTGGTGGCTACATACGATGCCTTAAATAATCGGGCTAAATTTTTCAAATCATATCGAGGTCATTCTGATGATTATGATTCGGTGCGTTTAACGCAGGCTATTCATGGATCGTCAAATGCTCCGGTTCAATATTTCGATTTTCCGGCACGATTTAAAGCTAAGAACAGTGAGGTGTATTACGAATTGTGGGATGGTGCTCTGGGTGGTTTTAATAATCCTATTTTGGCAGGACTAATCGAAGCTTTTAAGTGTGGTGTTGATCTGAAAGAAGTGAAAATAGTATCGCTTGGGACAGGTAACAAATTGATATCTGTTAAAGCTAAAGAAGAATATTGGAATGCCAAACAAACATCTATTCGATACAGAAGAAAGAAATGGGCTTTCGCTAAGTTAAAGCCTCAGGTTCGATTTTTCGGGGAAACCGTATTGAATCAAGCTAAAACCATTCTTTATCAGCCACCAGATTGGGCTAATTATGTAACTATGATGTTTTTGAAAGCCACCGGTGGTGAACAGTTTGAGCAACAGGTTATTCGTTTGTCACCTTTAATTCATTTTGATGAGAACGTGCCTGAAGAATCAAAAGAATTGGTGAATGTTCTTTACGATTTGGATATGGACTTAACTAAAGACGAACAGATAAACGAATTAATCCGTTGTTATGAAAGCTGGAAAGCTGGAAAACTTTTGAATCAGCCATTGGCACTAAAGGTGAAGCGCGATAATAATGTGATTTATCTGAATGGAGACAGAAGTTATCAACGGGCCATGGAAAGGTGGCGAGCCATTTAG
- a CDS encoding M1 family metallopeptidase: MKKVIFTFFVFLIAVFIQAQESRLFEPLNYQYAIAKGTRSRDGKPGPQYWQNRADYHIQVKLDTAINKIIGDETVLYFNQSPDTLKNLVIRLYPNLFKKGTNRNRMVSADDLHGGVVFESLVINDSTIEVDKQNENGTNLLIKLKEPVPPNQQLAMQCKWNYPVPVKTRDRVGYYKDDAWFIGYFYPQIAVYDDLEIFGSISGWDFMLYHKGIQQFYNDFNNYKVNIEVPKGYYVWATGELTNAKDVLPTEIQNRIALAKKSDTIVPILAKGDAQKFVPGNNWQFEAQNVTDFAFGTSATYQWDATSVQLKSKRVMTSSVYHSDSKLYHMVADFTKETVKYASEVYPAIEFPYNYATVFNGKKGGGMEFPMVANNAEIADTTSLHGLCFHEVFHNYFPFMMGFNEKRYGFMDEGMTEYYTTHYQLNKMQKPFKTGRGPVAYYNRASVYADAPLIYSTAMENRFNTGLLDYIKPQIAYELFSEMVGEKAYINAMQQFVKRWQGKHPVPWDFFYTMNDVLGQNYNWFWQAWFFDFGYADLGLKLEGKKLTIERVGVNSLPVPVYLIITFKDDSYKCIYKSMDVWKDGAQQIIFKLKDIDRIKSISIDVDRVPDVNYENNKIVLD; the protein is encoded by the coding sequence ATGAAAAAAGTAATATTTACCTTTTTTGTCTTTTTAATTGCAGTTTTTATTCAGGCGCAGGAGAGTCGACTTTTTGAACCATTAAATTATCAATATGCCATAGCAAAGGGAACTCGCAGTCGGGATGGCAAACCCGGACCTCAGTATTGGCAAAATCGTGCTGATTACCATATTCAAGTAAAATTAGATACCGCTATCAATAAAATAATTGGTGACGAAACGGTTTTGTATTTCAATCAAAGTCCCGATACGCTTAAAAATTTAGTAATTCGTTTGTATCCTAATCTTTTTAAGAAAGGAACCAATCGTAATCGTATGGTAAGTGCTGATGATTTGCACGGTGGAGTGGTTTTTGAATCACTTGTAATTAATGATAGTACTATTGAAGTAGACAAGCAAAACGAGAATGGCACCAATTTGTTAATCAAACTTAAAGAGCCAGTTCCTCCTAATCAGCAATTAGCGATGCAATGTAAATGGAACTATCCAGTACCTGTTAAGACCCGCGACAGAGTTGGGTATTATAAAGATGATGCTTGGTTTATCGGTTATTTCTACCCACAAATTGCTGTATATGATGATTTAGAAATATTCGGGAGTATTTCAGGCTGGGATTTTATGTTGTATCATAAGGGTATACAACAGTTTTACAACGATTTTAATAATTATAAGGTTAATATTGAGGTTCCCAAAGGATATTATGTGTGGGCAACAGGCGAATTAACAAATGCTAAAGATGTTCTCCCAACAGAAATTCAAAATCGTATTGCATTAGCAAAAAAATCCGATACAATTGTTCCTATCCTAGCAAAGGGCGATGCTCAAAAATTTGTTCCGGGCAATAATTGGCAGTTCGAAGCTCAAAATGTAACTGATTTTGCGTTTGGCACTTCCGCCACTTATCAATGGGATGCTACCAGTGTTCAGCTTAAAAGTAAAAGAGTCATGACTAGTTCAGTTTATCATTCCGACTCTAAATTATATCATATGGTTGCCGATTTTACCAAAGAAACGGTTAAATATGCTTCGGAGGTTTATCCGGCCATTGAGTTTCCATACAATTATGCAACTGTCTTTAATGGTAAAAAAGGCGGAGGTATGGAGTTTCCAATGGTAGCCAATAATGCCGAAATAGCTGATACAACAAGCCTGCATGGTTTATGTTTTCATGAGGTGTTTCATAACTATTTTCCGTTTATGATGGGCTTTAACGAAAAACGATACGGCTTTATGGATGAAGGTATGACTGAGTATTATACCACCCATTACCAGTTAAATAAAATGCAAAAGCCTTTCAAAACAGGTAGAGGTCCTGTGGCTTATTATAACAGGGCTTCGGTATATGCCGATGCACCACTTATTTATTCTACAGCCATGGAGAATCGTTTCAATACTGGTTTACTTGACTATATAAAGCCTCAGATCGCTTATGAATTATTTTCGGAAATGGTAGGAGAGAAAGCATATATTAATGCCATGCAACAATTTGTAAAACGTTGGCAAGGTAAACATCCTGTGCCATGGGATTTCTTTTATACAATGAATGATGTATTGGGTCAAAATTATAATTGGTTTTGGCAAGCCTGGTTTTTCGATTTTGGTTACGCCGATTTAGGACTGAAACTAGAAGGGAAAAAATTAACCATTGAACGCGTAGGAGTAAACTCGCTACCAGTTCCGGTGTATTTGATTATTACTTTTAAAGATGATAGTTATAAGTGTATTTATAAATCGATGGATGTTTGGAAAGATGGAGCGCAACAGATCATCTTTAAGTTGAAAGATATTGATAGAATTAAATCAATTAGTATTGATGTTGATAGGGTGCCTGATGTAAATTATGAGAATAATAAGATCGTTTTGGATTAA
- a CDS encoding protease inhibitor I42 family protein produces the protein MKSPLVVLGILIVTLVSCKTGSHYTTNKFMDTYTVDLGEEFMVNLRSDLCNGYSWQWVNKPDNVVDSVTWRYITLNTNLTNVGGTEKWEFKAIKSGEDSIKLRYFAWEDQAAIDSIYIVIRVK, from the coding sequence ATGAAATCACCACTAGTAGTATTGGGAATATTAATTGTCACTTTGGTTAGTTGTAAAACTGGTAGTCATTATACTACCAATAAGTTTATGGATACTTATACCGTTGATCTGGGCGAAGAATTCATGGTTAATTTGCGTTCCGATTTATGCAACGGTTATTCTTGGCAGTGGGTTAATAAACCTGATAATGTGGTTGATTCGGTTACCTGGCGATACATTACTCTTAATACTAATTTAACTAATGTTGGAGGAACTGAAAAATGGGAATTTAAAGCGATTAAAAGTGGTGAAGATTCAATTAAATTGAGGTATTTTGCATGGGAAGATCAAGCTGCTATTGATTCTATTTATATTGTTATTCGGGTAAAATAA
- a CDS encoding protease inhibitor I42 family protein — MKSIFISFVLLVLIFSGCKSGSNLASKNTPDHYTINVGEEFSINLKSNSTTGYSWQWINSESVEIVDSIDWRYVTLNTNLIGAGGTEKWTFKGIKSGIDSIKMIYSRPWEADSAVDSISIEVKVL; from the coding sequence ATGAAATCAATCTTTATCTCTTTTGTTCTTCTAGTCCTGATTTTTTCAGGGTGTAAGTCGGGCAGTAATTTGGCATCTAAAAATACGCCCGATCATTATACTATTAATGTAGGTGAAGAATTCTCTATTAATTTAAAATCCAATAGCACCACAGGTTACTCTTGGCAGTGGATTAATAGCGAAAGTGTGGAAATTGTTGATTCAATTGATTGGCGATACGTTACTCTTAATACCAATTTAATAGGAGCAGGAGGTACCGAAAAGTGGACATTTAAAGGAATAAAAAGTGGAATTGATTCCATTAAAATGATATACAGCCGACCATGGGAGGCGGATTCTGCCGTTGATTCAATAAGTATTGAGGTAAAAGTGCTATGA